The sequence below is a genomic window from Mytilus edulis chromosome 2, xbMytEdul2.2, whole genome shotgun sequence.
CATTATTTGGGGTAAATCGTTAATGTGAAGGTGTAGATATTACAACAAGAAAGAGAAATATTACCATTTTTAGGATTTCTTCTATAGTGTTTAACCATTCAATATTCTTTTGCTCTTCTGATCCTGTCACTCCGTCTGACAATACTTGTTTGGTTGGTAGTGTTTTCTTGTAACCAATATGTTTGTAATTATATGTTAAATCTCCGTTTACTATCTGAAATGGAAAGACAGACTAAATAATTTTAGCAGTAAGACAACTGAAATCATATATAACTACAAAAAGTAATGACCCTTTAGTCTGTTTTCAATTCTATAGGATTTTTGTTAACGTCACTCTAAGTAAAAAATCAGTTATCCTCTTAAAAAACattgtattactgaaaaaatgttatcccacaaaataaaatgtataactcTCCACATTGATTGAAATTAAAAGTATTGATTGATTTCCCATACATTCTGCTATCCATGGTAGTTATCATGCGAAGTCAAtgtcttttatttcttttattttatcacatatttatatcccagtcatttgttctctggtaaATTGTTGTCTCAtagacaatcatactacatcaaCTTATTTTCACATAGTTTAGTAATACTATTATGCATccaccacagccacactgtttaagataaacatatatcaatatgCTGATCAACCCTAGCCATGGTTATATACAATCATAGGTAAAGAGTAAATCAAGAACACTACAAAATACACAGAATTTAAATAGCAATATCATTTATGAAGTAACATACCACAGTCTTTATTGGGGTCTGGTCATATTTTGTAACTATACCCAAGACTTCCGTTCTTGCTTTTACAACAACACCAGGTACTGTTATAGGTGTCTGTGATAATGGTCCTTCTATACAAATATTATGTACATAACTAAAATagacaaaatacaaataatgtcCCTGTTTTTTCTCTCTGAATAATGATATATATTTCCAGCAGTTTTCTATGTCAAAGGGTCACAACtccaagaatttttttttgaacTTGAACAAAATCTTTAATTCTTATTGAACAGGACtttaatatcaaataatttaattttgaatgtaacacttcttctgattggctgacgttgttttgtttatcatatcatagacataattttgtcatgtgactgtgacgtcatcaacgttttttcatgatttacaccGGTTTAAattagaatttagaattaaattataagaaatgattgcaatattttttctgtctatttgaaataacataaaaaatgtggtgcacacgtCAAAATAACCTactacgcgggttattcagtgtgtaccaaattttttatgttatttcttcatagactgAAAACatgttacagtcattccttaattaaagTTTGCACTCTTTTGTTTTGTagtatttttatatgtttgaCTGTGTTTACACTATCAACTTCCATTTATATGTTAATTTCCCACTATACTCACTGTATACTAGTCTGCCCAAACTGTGGAGAATTCAAATCAAGGCTGCCTATCAAACTATTCATCATTTCTTCAGATCCATGACTAAGTCCTAAAGCCACTGATATAAAACCAGTCTCTCTGTTCTCCTTGACTGTATCTGATGTAACACAAGGTTTCCTATTCAAACAATAATCGCCTTCAGGACCTAAATTAAATGCAGTTCCCATTTCTGTACATTGAGCGATGCCTATAAACTCATCATCCAAaatatggtttttaatttttcttgtgttttccatttccttattcttTTCTAAAGATATCTCTTTTGTAGATTTTATTGTTCCATCACTATCATGGCCTTTCTCCTCTGCATTGGATTTGTTGGATTTGTCACCTATTTCACTAACAGATGATTGAATAGTTTTATAATGTCTGCTACTGTTAAGAATTTTTGAAGCACTGAATTGTTTCTCTGATGAAGATGTTAGAGATTTTAGAAGTTTATCCACAGAACTTAAACCTGTTTCTTGTTTTGACTCTGTAGGTTGTAGtgactttgttttaaaatcaacACTATGTGAATAAGGATCTTGATTAACTCCTGAACATTCAACTATTTGACCTTGATTCTGATCAGTAGTTGTATTATTCAACAAAGTATCAAAACAGTCATCAAATTCATTATCAGAATCACTATCATCAACAATTTTATTCTTTGGCCTCACTTTGACATGTGACCCCTTAAAATGTGATTGTTGTTGACGACAACAAAGAACATCTGATTTATTGTCTCTGTTAATTCCTAACATTTCCCTGGACAAATCATCATCCAGTAACCAGTCTAGATCGCTATGATCAAATTCATCAGTTATTGGTGAATTCTTAGATTTCAAATTTCTTTCAACTTTTGTACTCCAATTTACTGTTTGGTTCATTTCTAGGGGTTGATGACCTTTACCCCTTAATGAATTTTCATATTTGTCTTCTTCTGGCACAACCCCTCCAACAACAGTACAGTTCTGTTTACTATAATTTTCTTTCTGTTTGGGTTTTGTACATGTAGGTTTAGAAAAGTCTATTCTTATTTCATCAGttttcttacaacatttgtttaAGATCATATCCAAATTTGCAACTATATAATCAAAAGGTACACCCTAAAACAATAAAGTATATATACTTTAGATTGTTTTGTAAGATAACATTACAAAATTtcattcaatcatttcaaaaccaacaaaaaagtaaaattgaacatttttaaacTACTTTTCCTTCGACAGCAGCCATATCAATTTTGTGTCCTGTTTTTTAAGCAAACAACTAAAAGAGAACAAACATACAGGTCCACGAAAACACATAAGCTTTCTAATGGGTGGCATTGTAGCTATATACTAGTGTTACATGTATTATGACCCAAATAATAGTTCTGTAACCTTTCCATTATATTAGTTGGGTTTTACATTTCGGCATAATCGAGTACAAATCCCCTTTGCTCAGTTCTTGTGTTTGCAGCTCAGATTCTTTGAGTAATGTTAACTTATGGCTTTTCATACAAGTTATGGGAACTTTATTGACCttataatatatttgatattcacaTACATGTAGTTTCAAGCtagacaagaggctgtcacaacgacagcaaaccggatttattaacatttatttgtgtactGGCAATATTACAAGAACCATtgctgatgaatggtgaaagtgaaaattgtcaatatcaaatttgacctccattttgtcatcagtatcaacatattgaaatttgaaaagctaagtttgaatggttcatgagtaaatgcaacaacgtgaatggaaacgccatttttcaatctttcaagctcctgaacggtaaaagtcaaaatcgtcattattgaacttgacctctattttgtcatcagtaacaacatattaaaattagggaagctttggtagaacagttcatgcgtaaatgcacggacacgactggaaactccatttttcaatctttcaagaaccataaatcctgaacggtaaaagtcaaaatcgtcattattgaacgtgacctccattttgtcatcagtaacaacatattaaaatttgggaagctttggtagagaacagttcatgcgtaaatgcactgacacgactggaaactccatttttcaatctttcaagaaccataactcctgaacgttAAAAGTCAAAAtccaaaatcgccattattgaacttgaccttcatttagttgtcagtaacaacatattgaaattttaaaagctttggttgaatggttcatgagttaatgcacggacaacatttgattgccgcccgcccg
It includes:
- the LOC139513626 gene encoding uncharacterized protein: MFASQQEVNILSICSLVQSTLGTNNSVKCVVDNNDSLFIRETSMLLAALNVQDPIGQFIISVCQSFHQQHGCGVKTLLYMIGMFVKVCRNLKDKGVPFDYIVANLDMILNKCCKKTDEIRIDFSKPTCTKPKQKENYSKQNCTVVGGVVPEEDKYENSLRGKGHQPLEMNQTVNWSTKVERNLKSKNSPITDEFDHSDLDWLLDDDLSREMLGINRDNKSDVLCCRQQQSHFKGSHVKVRPKNKIVDDSDSDNEFDDCFDTLLNNTTTDQNQGQIVECSGVNQDPYSHSVDFKTKSLQPTESKQETGLSSVDKLLKSLTSSSEKQFSASKILNSSRHYKTIQSSVSEIGDKSNKSNAEEKGHDSDGTIKSTKEISLEKNKEMENTRKIKNHILDDEFIGIAQCTEMGTAFNLGPEGDYCLNRKPCVTSDTVKENRETGFISVALGLSHGSEEMMNSLIGSLDLNSPQFGQTSIHYVHNICIEGPLSQTPITVPGVVVKARTEVLGIVTKYDQTPIKTVIVNGDLTYNYKHIGYKKTLPTKQVLSDGVTGSEEQKNIEWLNTIEEILKMYSIRCLIVKGSVCNEVIDLCLNRNVIVLDGVYYRTLQGLANQSDICIVTYLTDVTEANVCNLLVTPYCDDWMLKPCNHVILKADVMVDNLSTIVLCHPSKNGCDLLEQEFERCINVLSSALSSGYVLPGYAKTEEIIAQHLTEIGQEQSSDIYLSVVSEEVAAGFQEFVWTVRRNVQDNPSQDNRIVDDYKTKMSAWKTSFNTAMTIFHADSYIINDLNQTLYNSW